A window from Sphingomonas aliaeris encodes these proteins:
- a CDS encoding copper resistance protein B, whose product MSGMQGMNMGGQQAAPAQDPHAGHDMSAMPDMGSPAAAGQDPHAGHDMSAMPGMAMEGSQAGAKVGTDLLPGNKPAPAPSGDHLADRFWGADAMASSRENDLRREHGGMTYYQVLFNLAEYQARKGSDGYRWDGEAWIGGDINRLWLKSEGEGSFGKSLESAEVQALYSHALDPYWNLQAGVRYDFKPNPSRTYATIGIEGLAPYQFEIEGALFLSDKGDVLARAEGYYDQRITNYFVLQPRVEANFAAQDVRETGIGSGLTDLEAGLRLRYEGRREFAPYIGVSWERQFGDTARFSRARGDDTGGFSFVAGVRTWF is encoded by the coding sequence ATGAGCGGGATGCAGGGCATGAACATGGGCGGGCAGCAGGCCGCGCCCGCCCAGGACCCGCACGCCGGCCACGACATGTCCGCTATGCCCGATATGGGCTCCCCGGCAGCAGCGGGGCAGGATCCGCATGCCGGGCATGACATGAGCGCGATGCCCGGTATGGCGATGGAGGGTAGCCAGGCAGGCGCCAAGGTCGGGACCGACCTTCTTCCCGGCAACAAGCCCGCTCCCGCGCCGTCCGGCGATCATCTCGCCGATCGCTTCTGGGGGGCGGATGCCATGGCCAGCTCGCGCGAGAACGATCTGCGGCGCGAGCATGGCGGGATGACCTACTACCAGGTGCTCTTCAATCTCGCGGAGTATCAGGCCCGCAAGGGAAGCGATGGCTACCGCTGGGATGGCGAGGCTTGGATCGGAGGCGACATCAACCGACTGTGGTTGAAGTCGGAGGGTGAAGGCAGCTTCGGCAAGTCGCTGGAAAGCGCCGAGGTGCAGGCGCTCTACAGCCACGCCCTCGATCCCTATTGGAACCTTCAGGCCGGCGTCCGCTACGACTTCAAGCCAAACCCGTCGCGCACCTATGCGACGATCGGGATCGAGGGCTTGGCCCCCTATCAGTTCGAGATCGAGGGCGCGCTGTTCCTCTCCGACAAGGGGGACGTGCTCGCCCGCGCCGAGGGCTATTACGACCAGCGCATCACCAACTACTTCGTTCTCCAGCCCAGGGTGGAGGCCAACTTCGCGGCCCAGGACGTGCGGGAGACCGGGATCGGCTCCGGGCTGACGGATTTGGAGGCCGGTTTGCGGCTTCGCTACGAGGGCCGCCGTGAGTTCGCGCCCTATATCGGCGTATCGTGGGAACGGCAGTTCGGCGACACCGCGCGCTTCTCGCGGGCACGGGGCGACGATACGGGCGGCTTCAGTTTCGTCGCCGGCGTGAGGACCTGGTTCTGA
- a CDS encoding DUF305 domain-containing protein, translated as MKKMTVLALAAALGAAPAVAQMQGMDHSGMNHGQMMKPTPANPYPPSEMQMHEKMMSAMGADATETWVRKMVEHHRGGIAMSQIVLRETKDAKVRQMATKTIAEQNKEVGELNAWLRAHGKSAQ; from the coding sequence ATGAAGAAGATGACTGTTCTGGCCCTTGCGGCCGCGCTCGGCGCCGCCCCGGCCGTCGCCCAGATGCAGGGCATGGATCATTCGGGCATGAACCACGGTCAGATGATGAAGCCGACGCCGGCGAACCCCTATCCGCCGTCTGAAATGCAGATGCATGAAAAGATGATGTCGGCCATGGGCGCCGATGCGACCGAGACCTGGGTCCGCAAAATGGTCGAGCATCATCGCGGCGGTATTGCCATGTCGCAGATAGTGTTGCGCGAAACCAAGGACGCAAAGGTCCGCCAGATGGCGACCAAGACGATCGCCGAGCAGAACAAGGAAGTCGGCGAGCTGAACGCCTGGCTGCGGGCGCACGGCAAGTCTGCACAGTGA
- a CDS encoding efflux RND transporter permease subunit has protein sequence MIERILSTSVHLRWLVAFLTLAVVGFGAWQITKLPIDAVPDVTNRQVQISTFAPTLGPVDIEKQVTFPIETALAGIPGLEMTRSFSRNGFAQVTAVFTDATDVYFARQQVTERLAQAKDSLPAGVQPNLAPLSTGLGEIFFYSIAFRHPDGKGVKAVDGKPGWQSDGSYLTPEGERLTTELAKAAYLRTVQDWIIRPQMRTVKGVAGVDSNGGYVKQYLIEPNLNALASYGLSITELADAMERANLSAGSNYVRRAGESFLVRADARLKSIEDIQEAVVATRNGVPVRVKDVGQVVIGGAVRTGSGSRMGSEAVISTVLMLVGENSRIVATSVGEKLDQINKALPPDVFAEPVYNRSKLVNATIATVEKNLIEGALLVIVVLFLLLGNVRAALITAAVIPITMLMTASGMNALGVSGNLMSLGALDFGLIVDGAVIIVENALRHLAERQQEKGRLLTLEERLETTTASAREMIRPTVFGQLIIFLVFVPLLTFQGVEGKTFAPMATTLMLALAAAFVLSLTFVPAMIAIIIKGRVSETEVRPIRWFKERYAPLLAKAIRRPMPFILGGLGVFVAAVLCFGLLGEEFMPQLDEKDITVTNFRVPSASIDQSTQMQLQIENALKTLPEVALVFSKNGNADLGTDPMPPNASDTYVIPKPENEWPADVHSKEDILRRIEERMKPLIGNRTEIQQPIQMRFNELIAGVRSDVAIKLYGDDLDQMTAQARQIASAVRAIPGAADVSAEQTDGAPTFDVKIDRQAVARYGLSVEEVANTVSAALGGREAGLLFEGDRRFSVVVRLPDAQRDDVDALGAIPVMLPAADGQVARSIPLREVARFSYTEGLNQISRENGKRMVIVQVNVRGRDLGGFVKEAEANIGQMQLPAGMYTEWGGTFESLQSARLRLMIVVPICFVAIYALLYMALGGFIPAAIVFSAVPMALAGGVFALLLRGIPFSITAAVGFIALSGVAVLNGLVMMGAIRKHREDGEDDDQAIADGAMERVRPVLMTALVASLGFVPMALATGTGAEVQRPLATVVIGGLITSTALTLLVLPAITAWVSRWSGRHRIPAREPMLA, from the coding sequence ATGATCGAGCGCATCCTATCGACGTCGGTGCATCTGCGCTGGCTTGTCGCCTTCCTCACCCTCGCCGTCGTCGGCTTCGGCGCGTGGCAGATCACCAAGCTGCCGATCGACGCCGTGCCCGACGTTACCAATCGACAGGTGCAGATCAGCACGTTCGCGCCGACGCTCGGCCCGGTCGACATCGAAAAGCAGGTGACGTTTCCGATCGAGACCGCGCTTGCCGGCATCCCCGGCCTGGAAATGACGCGCTCCTTCTCGCGAAACGGCTTCGCCCAAGTGACGGCGGTGTTCACCGACGCGACCGACGTGTATTTCGCACGCCAGCAGGTCACTGAACGGCTCGCCCAGGCCAAGGACAGCCTGCCCGCGGGCGTACAGCCCAACCTTGCCCCCCTCAGCACCGGCCTTGGCGAGATCTTCTTCTACTCGATCGCCTTCCGCCATCCCGACGGCAAGGGCGTGAAGGCCGTCGACGGGAAACCCGGCTGGCAATCGGACGGTTCCTATCTGACCCCCGAGGGCGAGCGGCTGACCACCGAACTTGCCAAGGCAGCCTATCTGCGCACCGTGCAGGACTGGATCATCCGCCCGCAGATGCGCACCGTGAAGGGCGTAGCCGGCGTCGATTCCAATGGCGGATACGTCAAACAATATCTGATCGAACCGAACCTCAACGCGCTCGCCTCCTACGGCCTCTCCATCACTGAGCTGGCGGACGCAATGGAGCGGGCGAACCTGTCCGCCGGGTCGAACTATGTCCGTCGCGCTGGCGAGAGCTTCCTCGTCCGTGCCGATGCGCGCCTGAAATCGATCGAAGACATACAGGAGGCGGTCGTCGCCACCCGCAACGGCGTCCCCGTGCGCGTGAAGGACGTGGGCCAGGTCGTGATCGGAGGCGCGGTACGCACTGGCTCCGGCAGCCGGATGGGATCGGAGGCGGTCATCTCGACCGTGCTGATGCTCGTTGGAGAGAATAGCCGGATCGTTGCGACGAGTGTCGGCGAGAAGCTGGACCAGATCAACAAGGCCTTGCCGCCGGATGTTTTCGCCGAGCCGGTCTACAACCGCTCCAAGCTCGTCAACGCGACCATTGCGACTGTCGAGAAGAACCTCATCGAAGGCGCGCTCCTCGTTATCGTCGTGCTGTTTCTGCTGCTCGGCAATGTGAGGGCGGCACTCATCACCGCAGCGGTCATCCCGATCACGATGCTCATGACGGCGTCCGGCATGAACGCGCTGGGGGTGTCGGGCAACTTGATGAGTCTCGGCGCACTCGACTTCGGGCTGATCGTCGACGGTGCCGTCATCATCGTCGAGAACGCACTACGGCATCTCGCCGAACGGCAGCAGGAGAAAGGCCGGCTCCTTACCCTCGAGGAGCGCTTGGAGACGACGACGGCCTCTGCCAGGGAAATGATCCGGCCCACCGTGTTCGGCCAGCTCATCATCTTCCTCGTCTTCGTGCCGCTGCTCACCTTCCAGGGTGTCGAAGGCAAGACCTTCGCGCCGATGGCGACCACGCTGATGCTGGCGCTCGCTGCCGCGTTCGTCCTGTCGCTGACCTTCGTGCCGGCCATGATCGCGATCATCATCAAGGGACGTGTGAGCGAGACGGAGGTGCGGCCAATCCGCTGGTTCAAGGAAAGGTACGCGCCGCTGCTGGCCAAGGCGATCCGCCGGCCCATGCCCTTCATTTTGGGTGGCCTCGGCGTGTTCGTTGCCGCGGTGCTGTGCTTCGGGCTGCTCGGCGAGGAGTTCATGCCGCAGCTCGACGAGAAGGACATCACCGTGACCAACTTCCGCGTGCCCTCCGCCTCGATCGATCAATCCACGCAGATGCAGCTCCAGATCGAGAATGCGCTGAAGACGTTGCCAGAGGTGGCGCTGGTGTTCTCCAAGAACGGCAATGCCGACCTCGGCACCGATCCGATGCCACCGAATGCCTCCGACACCTACGTCATCCCCAAACCCGAGAACGAGTGGCCGGCCGACGTTCACAGCAAGGAAGATATCCTGCGCCGCATCGAAGAGCGGATGAAGCCGCTGATCGGCAACCGCACGGAGATCCAGCAGCCGATCCAGATGCGCTTCAACGAGCTGATCGCCGGCGTCCGCTCGGACGTCGCGATCAAGCTCTACGGTGACGACCTGGACCAGATGACGGCGCAGGCGCGGCAGATCGCTTCGGCGGTTCGGGCGATTCCCGGTGCGGCCGACGTGAGCGCCGAACAGACCGATGGCGCGCCGACGTTCGACGTGAAGATCGATCGGCAGGCGGTTGCTCGCTACGGCCTAAGCGTCGAGGAGGTGGCGAACACCGTCTCGGCCGCGCTCGGTGGGCGCGAGGCCGGATTATTGTTCGAGGGCGATCGGCGGTTCTCGGTCGTGGTGCGTCTCCCCGACGCGCAGCGCGACGACGTCGATGCGTTGGGCGCGATCCCGGTCATGCTGCCCGCAGCGGATGGTCAGGTCGCACGCTCGATCCCGCTGCGCGAAGTTGCGCGGTTCAGCTATACTGAGGGGCTGAACCAGATCAGCCGCGAGAACGGCAAGCGCATGGTCATCGTCCAGGTCAACGTGCGCGGCCGGGATCTCGGCGGGTTCGTCAAGGAGGCCGAAGCGAATATCGGGCAGATGCAGCTCCCAGCCGGCATGTACACCGAATGGGGCGGCACCTTCGAGAGCCTGCAATCGGCACGCCTCCGACTGATGATCGTGGTGCCGATCTGCTTCGTCGCGATCTACGCCCTGCTCTACATGGCGCTTGGCGGCTTCATTCCGGCAGCGATCGTGTTCTCGGCGGTGCCGATGGCATTGGCAGGCGGAGTGTTCGCGCTGCTGCTGCGCGGCATACCCTTCTCGATCACCGCGGCTGTCGGCTTTATCGCCTTGTCTGGCGTGGCCGTCCTCAACGGACTCGTGATGATGGGCGCAATCCGTAAGCACCGCGAGGACGGAGAGGACGACGATCAGGCCATCGCCGACGGTGCGATGGAGCGGGTGCGGCCGGTGCTGATGACCGCACTGGTGGCGTCGCTCGGTTTCGTGCCGATGGCGCTTGCTACCGGCACCGGCGCCGAGGTCCAGCGG
- a CDS encoding DUF411 domain-containing protein: MTRIRLLAAVVAFAMPVAAVAAGPVLMHRDPGCPCCEKWAQQVKAQFGRAVRVVDDANRPAFMKARGVPADLASCHTAIIDDMTFEGHVPIADMKRALATHPKGVTGLAVAGMPMGSPGMEMPGMKAQPYDVVAFGPGGRKVFAHH; encoded by the coding sequence ATGACCCGCATCCGCCTTCTCGCCGCTGTTGTAGCGTTTGCCATGCCGGTCGCAGCCGTGGCTGCCGGGCCGGTGCTGATGCACCGTGATCCGGGCTGCCCATGTTGCGAGAAGTGGGCGCAGCAGGTGAAGGCTCAGTTCGGTCGCGCGGTCCGCGTCGTCGACGACGCGAACCGGCCCGCATTCATGAAGGCCCGGGGCGTACCCGCGGACTTGGCCTCGTGCCACACGGCCATCATCGACGACATGACTTTCGAGGGTCATGTGCCGATCGCCGACATGAAGCGGGCTCTGGCAACGCACCCGAAGGGTGTGACGGGTCTTGCGGTTGCCGGGATGCCAATGGGCTCGCCGGGCATGGAAATGCCGGGCATGAAGGCCCAGCCCTACGACGTCGTTGCGTTCGGACCCGGTGGACGCAAGGTGTTCGCCCACCACTGA
- a CDS encoding metal-sensing transcriptional repressor: MSHNAHTSHPAIIKRLNRAAGHLRSIVGMIEEERPCVDIAQQLQAVESAIASAKRALINDHIDHCLVHAEEGEGPQHAIEQFRAISKYW, translated from the coding sequence ATGTCGCACAACGCTCACACCAGTCACCCGGCTATCATCAAGCGTCTGAACCGTGCTGCCGGTCACCTGCGCAGCATTGTGGGAATGATCGAGGAGGAGCGGCCCTGCGTCGACATTGCTCAGCAGCTGCAGGCAGTGGAAAGCGCCATCGCCAGCGCCAAACGGGCGCTCATCAACGATCATATCGATCATTGCCTGGTGCACGCCGAGGAAGGCGAGGGGCCGCAACACGCGATCGAGCAGTTTCGGGCGATCTCAAAATACTGGTGA
- a CDS encoding DUF305 domain-containing protein: protein MGYGRFAAMVATSTVVMFGLMYVNVYALGHIEFSQTRFWMAFVMGATMAIIMLLFMWSMYKNKRTNAAIIGGSIVVFALALWLVRSQETVDDVSWMKAMIPHHSIAILTSERANIKDPEVRKLADGIIDAQVREITQMKRAIARLEANPTPANAPDLPSYRDKQVPPPPPETDESVGVNTLQPVR from the coding sequence ATGGGCTACGGTCGCTTCGCGGCGATGGTGGCGACGTCGACCGTTGTCATGTTCGGGCTGATGTACGTGAACGTCTATGCCCTCGGGCATATCGAGTTCAGCCAGACGCGGTTCTGGATGGCGTTTGTGATGGGCGCCACCATGGCGATCATCATGCTCCTTTTCATGTGGTCGATGTACAAGAACAAGCGGACGAATGCCGCGATCATCGGCGGTAGCATCGTGGTGTTCGCGCTCGCGCTGTGGCTCGTCCGCAGCCAGGAGACGGTGGACGACGTGAGCTGGATGAAAGCCATGATCCCGCACCACTCGATCGCGATCCTGACGAGCGAGCGCGCAAACATCAAAGACCCCGAGGTGCGCAAGCTGGCGGACGGGATCATCGATGCTCAGGTCCGCGAAATCACGCAGATGAAGCGAGCCATTGCCAGGCTCGAGGCAAACCCCACGCCTGCGAATGCGCCCGACCTGCCCTCCTATCGTGACAAGCAGGTTCCCCCTCCCCCGCCCGAGACCGACGAGAGCGTCGGGGTGAATACGCTTCAGCCGGTACGCTGA
- a CDS encoding DUF3147 family protein has translation MFYLAAKALISGALIALASETAKRFPGVGALIASLPLVSVLGMIWLWHDKPDARLMAAHSSATFWYVLPSLPMFLLIPTLLQRGLPFWAALGLGCMLTIALYVAMTWMAPRLGLQL, from the coding sequence ATGTTCTATCTCGCCGCAAAGGCGCTGATCTCGGGCGCTCTCATCGCGCTGGCGTCGGAGACCGCGAAGCGGTTTCCCGGCGTCGGCGCGCTGATCGCATCGCTGCCGCTTGTGTCGGTGCTGGGGATGATCTGGCTGTGGCACGACAAGCCCGACGCCAGACTTATGGCTGCCCATTCCAGCGCCACATTCTGGTACGTCCTGCCGTCCCTGCCGATGTTTCTCCTGATACCCACCTTGCTTCAGAGAGGACTGCCCTTCTGGGCGGCGCTCGGGCTTGGGTGTATGCTGACGATCGCCTTATACGTGGCGATGACCTGGATGGCGCCGAGACTTGGATTGCAACTGTAA
- a CDS encoding MerR family DNA-binding protein encodes MVTLTIAGLARDGDVGVETVRYYQRRGLLDTPDRPEGSGSGGGIRRYGIEDVRRLRFIRSAQAAGFTLDQIGELLALDATDDRARARQLADARIAALDAQIKSLSRVRASLHRLASECGSGSEGPCPILSAFEPD; translated from the coding sequence GTGGTGACACTGACGATTGCGGGCCTCGCGCGCGACGGCGACGTCGGCGTCGAAACCGTGCGCTACTACCAGCGCCGGGGTTTGCTCGATACGCCAGATCGGCCTGAGGGATCAGGGTCCGGGGGCGGTATCCGGCGTTACGGGATCGAAGACGTGCGTCGCCTTCGCTTTATACGATCGGCGCAAGCGGCCGGGTTTACGTTGGATCAGATCGGCGAGCTGCTGGCGCTCGACGCAACGGACGATCGTGCCCGCGCGCGCCAACTCGCCGATGCGCGGATCGCCGCCCTGGATGCGCAGATCAAAAGTCTAAGTCGGGTGCGTGCGTCACTTCACCGGCTCGCAAGTGAATGCGGATCGGGCTCTGAGGGCCCCTGCCCCATCCTGTCGGCGTTTGAGCCTGATTGA
- a CDS encoding TolC family protein, protein MNGNNCRRRAFALAGTLAVLSPASAAWSQTAPPFAQLLNQTRDSPRVTVLDAEVARARGLAEQARARPNPSINIYAENFAGDLTRNARNQEQTTFQIDQPIELGGKRSARIAAGEAGVAAAQARNREGRLAYATDLARAYAGAEIADRRIALAEDEVEEATADLKVARALVGAGKEARLRQVQAETELNTLQAELETARAQKTVALARLSALAGVATPFTGVSESLLDRLNARPVTGPLDPMQATTVRVAEAEREAAARAVTVQQRLALPNITAQLGVRQLRVASGPAVVAGVSVPLPIFDRNRGNIAAARADLQGAEARAAVARLDAETGTRAALALVAAADNRAIAAERSMATAEEGYRLARIAYEAGKSPLIELLAARHNLGTARGVILDAAIARLDARANLARLSGLTITGEAVQ, encoded by the coding sequence ATGAACGGCAATAATTGCCGACGACGCGCGTTCGCGCTCGCCGGTACGCTCGCGGTGCTATCGCCCGCCAGCGCGGCGTGGTCGCAGACCGCGCCACCTTTCGCGCAGCTCTTGAATCAGACGCGCGACAGCCCCCGGGTGACTGTGCTCGACGCCGAGGTTGCGCGCGCGCGCGGCCTTGCCGAGCAGGCACGCGCGCGCCCCAACCCCTCGATCAACATCTATGCCGAAAACTTTGCCGGCGATCTGACCCGAAACGCCCGCAACCAGGAGCAGACGACATTCCAGATCGACCAGCCCATCGAGCTGGGCGGCAAGCGATCAGCGCGGATCGCTGCCGGCGAAGCCGGCGTCGCCGCTGCCCAGGCGCGCAACCGCGAAGGCCGCCTCGCTTATGCAACAGATCTTGCCCGCGCCTATGCCGGCGCGGAGATCGCCGACCGCCGGATCGCGCTAGCCGAGGACGAAGTGGAGGAAGCAACCGCCGACCTGAAGGTTGCACGGGCGCTCGTCGGTGCAGGCAAGGAGGCACGGCTACGCCAAGTGCAGGCAGAAACCGAGCTGAACACGCTTCAAGCAGAGCTTGAGACCGCCCGCGCGCAGAAGACCGTCGCGCTCGCGCGCTTGTCGGCTCTGGCAGGCGTGGCGACGCCCTTCACCGGCGTCTCGGAATCGCTGCTCGACCGCTTGAATGCGCGCCCTGTCACCGGGCCGCTCGATCCGATGCAAGCGACGACCGTGCGCGTGGCAGAAGCCGAGCGCGAGGCGGCGGCAAGGGCAGTGACAGTGCAGCAGCGCCTCGCCCTACCCAACATCACCGCCCAGCTTGGCGTCCGCCAGCTCCGCGTGGCGAGCGGACCCGCCGTCGTTGCTGGCGTCTCTGTGCCGCTGCCGATCTTCGATCGTAACCGTGGCAACATCGCCGCAGCACGTGCCGATCTGCAAGGGGCAGAGGCGCGGGCCGCAGTGGCTCGGCTCGATGCCGAGACCGGCACGCGTGCCGCGCTTGCGCTTGTCGCAGCAGCCGACAACCGAGCCATTGCGGCCGAACGCTCGATGGCGACCGCCGAGGAGGGCTACCGCCTTGCGCGGATCGCCTACGAGGCCGGTAAGTCGCCGCTGATCGAGCTGCTTGCCGCCCGCCACAATCTCGGGACAGCCCGCGGCGTCATCCTCGATGCGGCAATCGCTCGCCTTGACGCCCGCGCCAACCTCGCCCGCCTGTCGGGTCTCACCATCACCGGAGAAGCGGTCCAATGA
- a CDS encoding MauE/DoxX family redox-associated membrane protein: MATAAPKKATIYRMVIPTHTCPYGLKAKDLLRRQGYEVEDHWLRTREETDAFKAEHDVKTTPQTFIGGERVGGFDDLRRFFGKAVRDPKAVTYRPVVAVFAMTALMALAASFAAFGSPLTVRAGEWFIAFSMCVLAMLKLQNVESFSSMFLNYDLLAKRWVPYSYVYPYAEGVAGVLMAAGVLTWLSVPIALVIGTIGAVSVIKAVYVDKRELKCACVGGDSNVPLGFLSLTENVMMVAMALWMLIAPAALSMPH; the protein is encoded by the coding sequence ATGGCGACCGCGGCGCCCAAGAAAGCGACGATCTACCGGATGGTGATCCCGACGCACACCTGCCCTTATGGTTTGAAGGCCAAGGATCTGCTGCGCCGGCAGGGTTACGAGGTCGAGGATCACTGGCTGCGCACGCGCGAGGAGACGGACGCGTTCAAGGCCGAGCATGACGTGAAGACCACGCCGCAGACCTTCATCGGGGGTGAGCGCGTAGGAGGCTTTGACGATCTGCGCCGCTTCTTCGGCAAGGCGGTGCGCGATCCCAAGGCCGTCACATACAGGCCCGTAGTCGCGGTGTTCGCCATGACCGCGCTGATGGCGCTCGCGGCCAGCTTCGCTGCCTTCGGCTCCCCGCTCACGGTCCGCGCCGGGGAATGGTTCATCGCCTTCTCGATGTGCGTGCTCGCCATGCTGAAGCTCCAGAACGTCGAGAGCTTCTCGAGCATGTTCCTCAACTACGATCTGCTCGCCAAGCGCTGGGTGCCCTATTCCTACGTCTATCCCTACGCGGAAGGTGTCGCGGGCGTGCTGATGGCCGCTGGTGTGCTCACCTGGCTGTCGGTGCCGATCGCGCTCGTCATCGGGACGATCGGTGCGGTATCCGTTATCAAGGCGGTCTATGTCGACAAGCGCGAACTCAAGTGCGCCTGCGTTGGCGGGGACAGCAACGTACCCCTCGGCTTTCTTTCGCTGACCGAGAACGTGATGATGGTCGCCATGGCGCTATGGATGCTGATCGCCCCGGCTGCGCTCTCGATGCCGCACTGA
- the dmeF gene encoding CDF family Co(II)/Ni(II) efflux transporter DmeF, translated as MASRSDLDAYAHDHVFLGASHDENARRTRWVVALTAVMMIGEIIAGYVTGSMALLADGFHMATHAGALSVAAGAYAYAKRHARSPAYSFGTGKVGDLAGFASAMVLGLIAFAIGAESVMRLFQPINVAFGEATIIAVVGLLVNIASAFLLSGSHHHGHDDHGHGHEHHTHAGDNNLRSAYVHVLADALTSVLAIAALLAGRYLGWTWMDPAMGIVGAVVIARWSWTLMRDTAAVLLDRTDDHVAGEVRELVEASGDARIADLHVWRVGPEAHAAIVSVVADQGVTGDTIRARLAPVHELAHLTVETR; from the coding sequence ATGGCTTCCCGTTCCGACCTCGACGCTTACGCCCATGACCACGTGTTTCTTGGCGCGTCACATGATGAAAATGCCCGCCGAACTCGGTGGGTAGTCGCGCTGACGGCCGTGATGATGATCGGCGAGATCATCGCAGGTTATGTGACCGGTTCGATGGCATTGCTTGCCGATGGCTTTCACATGGCAACGCACGCCGGCGCATTGTCGGTCGCCGCCGGCGCCTACGCCTACGCCAAGAGGCACGCACGAAGCCCTGCCTACAGCTTCGGCACCGGGAAGGTCGGTGACCTGGCAGGCTTCGCCTCAGCGATGGTTCTGGGCCTGATCGCCTTCGCGATCGGGGCTGAGTCCGTCATGCGGCTGTTCCAACCGATCAACGTAGCCTTCGGCGAAGCGACCATCATCGCGGTGGTCGGATTACTCGTGAACATCGCCAGCGCCTTCCTGCTCTCCGGCAGCCACCATCACGGACATGACGATCACGGGCACGGCCACGAGCATCATACCCATGCCGGCGACAACAACCTTCGCTCGGCCTACGTTCACGTTCTCGCCGATGCCCTGACGTCGGTCCTTGCTATCGCGGCGTTGCTCGCCGGCCGTTATCTCGGGTGGACATGGATGGACCCGGCAATGGGCATTGTCGGTGCCGTGGTCATCGCCCGTTGGTCGTGGACTTTGATGCGTGACACCGCTGCCGTACTGCTCGACAGGACTGACGATCACGTCGCCGGTGAGGTCCGCGAGCTGGTAGAGGCGTCAGGTGATGCCCGGATCGCGGACTTGCATGTCTGGCGCGTCGGCCCCGAAGCCCATGCCGCGATCGTCAGCGTCGTCGCCGATCAAGGCGTCACCGGCGATACGATCCGTGCCCGGCTCGCGCCGGTTCACGAGCTGGCTCATCTCACCGTTGAGACACGCTGA